In Labrus bergylta chromosome 5, fLabBer1.1, whole genome shotgun sequence, the genomic window TGCTTACTCTCTTCATTTCCCGGCAAACACAATGTCATAAAGAAAGGGGAGTTTTTGCACTGTAGAAGTCTGTTTACATTAATTATGTGTTATGGGCATTTAGGCAAACTGCATCAAATGCCATCAGGTTCAACAGTTACTAAATATAACATGCAGCTGCTttacattacaaaacaaaatctcTCTAAATGGACTAAATAACACCTTATCTGCAACGTGTGCACCATACTTTACAAATGCTATACTGTGATGATAATCCACCGCTGCAAgactaaatataaaacaatgcACACCATTTTGCTACAAGCACATGGATTTTTTTGGAGGAAGGAATTAATCTACACTAGACATCACAACTATATAAACAGAGACAAGAAAATATGACTAGTCATATCCCGCACTCGGCTTCACCTGTATACAACAGTGTGAACTGTGAAGAAAGCCACACTCTTTCCTTTTGCCACATCCTACCTGTGTGAGAGATGTTTTCCTGCAGTTGACTCTCAATTGAACACAAAATACAAAGCTGGacattgaaaatgaaattaGAGTTACTAGTCTCACAGCTGCACTCCAGAGAAGATTCTGTAgcacaaaacaagcccaaactCGTCATTGAAATTATTGCCTGGAAATTAAGACTGGAAGCATGATTCCTAAAAACaagtttttcatctgtttttatattgttaggAAGAGGTTCATCTTCGGAGAGTGAGTTTTATAGCAGTGACTGTTGTTGCGTCTTGAAAATGTTGAAGTTTCATGTTGCAGTATCACTTTCCATTGTTTCCTGTCTAAAAGCTGTATGTtagttttcagtttgttgtcactCTGAAGTTgctattttgttctttttggagACAATGTTTGAGATAAAATCTTCAGATATAGGACATTGTTAAAAAGGAGTGGACTGGCAAAGTTAAGTTGTATTTTGGggggcatttttgcctttactgGACTGGacagctgtagagagacaggaaatgctgagAGGTTGGGGGACGACATTCAGCaaaagggctgaggtcagatttgTACCAACAGTCGCTGCgacaaggactacagcctctgtacatgaggcgcgCCACGTAACCACAAGGCTAGCCGACACCCTTGATGAGTGTACATTGGTATATTTTTATGTGTATAATAGTGAGgggatggtggtggtggggggttgAAGATATTGTAATCTGCCAAAGGGGGGGCCTGGAAGAAAAAGGTTGGTAAATGTTAAGCAATGGTTCCATTTAGTTAATGTCTGGCTCAGCGCTGACAACTGTGTGACCTAATGAGAGTagcctctgttttgtttgtccCAGCAGCCTCAAAGCAGTGAGGAATGTTCAGCATTTTAGTGTTTGAGTTTGAGCAGAAGGAGTAGGCCAAGGCCTCCGCCTGCATCCACATCACACCCAGCTGCAAGCAGGGTGCGTTTAGTCTGAAGTCACACTTGTGCTCAGAGCAAAAACTGAGGTCACAAATCGCAAAATGACTTGCCTACATGAATGCATGGAAGGCCTGGAAAATGTTTGAACACTATAATGTTTGTCAGTCTTTAATGTGATTTCTGTACAGTCTTTATACAGCTTTGAGAAATGTATTTAGTCTGTGTCTAATGGAAGAAAAGTAAGTCACTGAAATCATGATAAAACTGCTCTCTTCTGTCACTCTGTGTCAAAGGAAGATGGTAGTGGTTTCATAGAAAACAAGTCGCCTATTGTAGTGAACAGCAAGAGCTTTATTTGTATTAGACATGTCACTGCATTCAATGTTTAGCCTTCCTGCACAGCACATTAAAGTACTTTTACACACACTATTAAAAACATGACTTAGACACCTCAGAGTAGCTGTCACATTGGCATGCCAATGTATTAGTTAACATGTTGCTACTGCAGATCTGGACTCTTTCAAATGAATTTAGAACCTTGTCCTCTTCTGCTTTTTGGCCATTTTGAAAGGAAAGTTTTGCTTCTCTCTCTGAACTTACCAATGAGTTGAAAATCAGCTATCATATTAATCATTATAAAGCACATGCTGCATGTGTTAGCAGGTTTTAGTTAATGGTTATGACAACTTCTTCCATTTCCTCTGTGACACCATGTTGTCtttgctcttttcttctttaaaaaaaaaaaagtcattcaaACAGATCCAGCACTCACTTTAAGGCAAATATCCTCTTTATAGctcaatgaaaaaaacatttgtctcctTTGTGAGTCAACTCATGTCATGTTCAACTGCACAAAAGGAAGATTTCTTGAGCTCAAATTTACAAGTGTGTCTGTACAAGGCAGTCAATTTTTTCAGTTggaccaaacaaaacaaacaaacaaataacccATATTTAAATTGCTCATTGGTCTTTTGACAGCTAACTGAAGGGTTGTGACTTTGCTAAATTAAAGCAAAGGTGATTCTGTtaggttgtttctgttttcctccCTTTGTGAGTGATGTGCATTGAAATCTCAATATCTCTGTTGCACACCCATTCCTCCACAGTGAAACGCTTCAGGGAGCCGAAACACGAGCGGAGACCCTGGAAGATCTGGTAAAACAACTGAGCAGGCTTGAATTCATAACTTAAAGGCCTCAAATGTGAATCGCTCAGGAGCGCTTCATCAGCTGtcctttttctctgcaggttcCTGGACACTTCAAAACAGGCCATCGGGATGCTGTTTATCCACTTTGCTAATGTCTACCTGTCGGACCTCACAGAGGAGGATCCCTGCTCATTGTAAGTCAATCTTTTCTTTATCTGTTGTTatcgacacacagatataccttcctttgagacctgaggaccctaggagcctagctgctgtcagaaactgcctaaacgatatcaactgctggatggcgcaaaactttctccaactgaacaattctaaatctgaaatcatagtattcaacccgccaaacaccactcatatctcaaagagcagcctcggtcccttattcaccaatgtccaacccaccgccagaaatctaggagtaacattcgattgcaatctcacctttgaatcccatatcaaaacagttgtccgatcaagcttcttccatctacgcaccatctccaaaattaaaacaatcctaacccaacgagaccttgaaaagatcatccacgccctcatcttctcccgacttgactactgtaactccctcttttccggaatcacaaataagtcactgtctcgcctccagccggtccaaaatgcagcagctaggcttcttactggttgtaacagacgacatcacatcactccaattttagcttcattacactggcttcctgtacgttctagaatcgattttaagattttactcattacttttaaagcacggacggggctggctccaagctatataacagagctactgacaccatatgagccagcccgcagtcttagatcctcgggtgggagcctcctggtcgttccaaagtcgagacttaaaactaaaggtgaccgggccttttcagtcagggcccctcgactttggaacgacctccctgaggagataagactcgcagactccctcaattcctttaaatcccttcttaaaacatacttttacagacttgcttttatgtgatgtcgtcttcttaatgtcttctcttactggttttactatttttatcttcttcttttatttatggtcttatctcgtatttatgctcatatcttaatctcctcttgtgttttaacttggtaatttcttatcttacttactttgtctatttatgtttcgtatttatagttaatttttatttttatttatattatagttttgggttttttgatcctttaaccacttgtttttatttcttttactgcgcttaccttctcattgctttttatttgcttttatctcttagtttcttacatctttttaaatctttggtcctcttggtctcagctcatgttgttgggttcttgtgttcctgggttcttatgatggttcttatgatggttgggttatatatgtctggttgtgtatcgtgcactttgggttcttttctgttgaattgtttttaattatttttggtattttgcatctgttatattcttactgttgttaatgtttttctgtgtttggtttagtttgctttgttcttgctgttcgtcaaagcactttgtaaacctgtgtttttaaaaggtgctatataaataaagttattattattattatcatgttGCTAAAAGATTGCCAAAAAATACAGTATGTGACAATGAAAGGAAGCTCTAAGTGCAGTTTCAAATAACATCcccttgtctttctctctcagatACCTCATTAACTTCCTGTTGGATGCTTCTCTGGGTATGCTGATCATCTATGCTGGGGTGAGAGCCGTCAGTGTAATTGTAGAGTGGAGGCAGTGGGAGTCTCTACGATTTGGAGAATATGGTGAGGACTATGTGTGTGAGTTGGTAAAGTGAGAGTTCAGGATAGTCATGAAATACCTGTAATGCCCAATAGAGGGCAGTAACTGCCCTCAGAACAGCTACAATGTAATTTCTAACGCTGCCTGTTCACTCTTTTGTCCCCAAACCTGTTTGTGTTACTCTGAGGCAGTGAAATCAAATAATGTTCTGTACTTACATAACTGAATacttcagctttttttaaaccaaattaTTCCTCTCattgtgcgtgtgcgtgtgtgtgtgtgtgtgtgtgtgtgtgtgtgtccaggagAGCCAGTGCATTGCACAGCGTGGTTGGGCCAGTGTATCCTCTACATCCTCATCATGATGTTTGAGAAGGTCCTCATCATGCTCGTCCTCCTCATACCCCAGTGGAAGCAGGTCAGAAGAAAAGATTGACCATTCACAACATATCCAATTCAATTATTGTcattgttatgttgttgttgttttttttccttgagttgaattcttaaaatgtaaagtatTTCAAAACCCTTTTGCAGCAATGATTAACCTAGtatttgaaaatattaaaaaaacatagcaGCCTGCATCTCACTCCCCATACGTCTCCAGTCCCCTccagtatttgttttgttttgttgccatTTGAAAATATTGGCAGGTTCTGTGTTGGCTTGTTGTGGATGCAGAGGATCATTTAAAAAACCAAACCATGTTTGTGTTACCACAAAGCTTTCATTTACAACAACTTATCTAGCAAACAACAGAATCAGAATTTCTTCATGACACAGCTTTCGAAAATCTGAAATCATCACATCTGTAGAAGAGTACCAATGATTACTCTTTCTGATGTTGTTTGTTAGTTTCTGTCAGAGCCCACTTCCTGTTTAATAGGGTCTTACTGCCCTCGCAGATTTTTGAAGCTGCTAGTCTAAAGACTTGGTGTGCCGtctgtgttgcttctttgtatGCTGATGTCTGCTCTTGTGTGTATATGTGgtatgtgtttgtgcttgtgttgcAGCTGGCACTCCTAAACCCCATACAGAATCCTGCCCTGGAACTGGCCATCGTAATGCTCATCGTCCCATTCTTCGTTAACGTAAGTCTGCTGtcactgttttttctttgctctctAATTTCATGTATCCAGTGAGATTTTTGTCATTCCTAAATCATCCCCTCTGTCCATACTATAGTTATGTTGTGTTGTATAGTTGTGTTATGTGtctaaaagaaatgaaagatcTCCTCGGATTTGGTgacttatttaaaatattacttGTATCTCCTGATTTGCAGGCTCTCATGTTCTGGGTAGTAGATAATTTTCTGATGAAGAAGCACAGGACAAAAGCAAAActagaggaaagagaggaggactcGCGGGGGAACAGCAAGGTGCGCTACAGACGAGCTCTGTCCCATGATGATTCCGAATCGGAGGTAAGACTCACTGCTGTTACCCACCTGTAAGACACACAAGGGATAAGAAAGGAAGATCAGCTTATCAATGTCTGATTGTTTCCTTAAAACCATTCAAAAGTTTGTGATCAAATGtaatattgatgtttttctcctttccatattcattttattttcaatcatttcactaaatttacatttttagttcTTTTTTAACTTAGAGAAATATTTTGGGAACTCGTTGTTCTGTGTGCAAACCCATACAATGTCTCCTGTTTGTAAAGACGACTTGACACACACTTACAGCATGAAAGACCTACGAAAATACAGAGTAGTCCTCTCAGACTGTCTGGACTGATTCAAGCTTATGTGGCAGAAAATCCCAAACACTTCAAAGTTGTAGGGAATCCGATTTATTTACTGACGCAGACACAGTGCATGTTCATCTACACAGAAGTTCCACACAGTGTCTCTTGTCTCTGCCTTTGGTCCACTTTGAAATGAATCCCAGTATGACATAATCGGTTGGCCGTTAGCTCTTTCTGGTCTCCAGCTCTGATTGGCATCTTTTTATGGACAAACTGACTTGGTACTTATCCAGCACACCCTCAGTCTGAGTAGCCTTTGCTAGTGTTGTCTATAATATGGTTTCCCAGTTACCTAACAAGCTTGTAAACAGATGAGCCCAACGCAGAGCTCTGctccacacacaccacataccAGTTATTCATCCACATGTCATTACAGCAGTCTgttaaaagcacattttcaaCGCATTTACCGGCAAACctatttaaagagacaggcCCATGATTTCTTACAGCAATTTGGTTTGTTGTTTACATGTAAGAAGCTCCTGAATTCTGTAACACTACAAGATGTCTGATAAAGACAATTTCATAAACGGTGTTCCCTGACCGGGAAtcaaacccgggccgcggcggtgagagcgccgaatcctaaccactagaccaccagGGACAGCTGTCTTTGTAACAGTATGCGGTGTCGAAACTCTTACACAAACTGCCTCGAGTAGGGCTGGTGGAGCCCAGCTGTTGGTTGTCATTTAGAACCGACAGACATCGTACGTTATTAGCAACTCAAAAGCAAATGCAGTAATAGTTTGAACTTCCATCAACGACAGGCGAATGTTAAGACACCATCACACTGTATAAATAAGACTTTTACCATACCAACTGTTTTGGATCGCAGATCTTTCTTGTTTCGTTATTAATGTCATACTTCATGCGTCATTTACTCTAAAAAAGGACACAGTAAGAGCTGTTcagacattttcctttttttttaataggatGCACCCACTGAATCATTTTGCATATTCTGAACCAAATCTTCTCTCGCAATCCCTTCAACAAATGTCTTCTTTTGTAAACACTCATTCTGATGACTTTTGCACTAGGTCCTTCAGGTTACTTGATTGTTCAACAAATGGCAGTGAGTGAATCCTAACTATTAGAATACCAGGATCATTTGTCCGATAGATTTTGAGTCTGCATAAATCAGTTCAGCTACAGAAGTTTAAAACACTATGACGTACACTTATTATACCCATTGAGTGTGTTCCATAACCAGGATCTGAACCCTGGTCGAGAAAGTGCTGAATCCTGAGCACTAGACCGTCATGGAGCTGGGACATCTAGTGGCCGATATGAGAAGTTACATTTTCGGAGGCAGAAACTCAACAATGCCCATTTCATTACAACCTGAAAGCATAGTCAActaaatcaatcaattaattatCCAAAATCTGTTGTGCACAGGCAAATACATTCCTAGATTCATCACCAAGGCAACAAGCTTCAGCCAGGCTTGTCTTCTGTCAGTTTTAACTTATTCATGTTTGTGGGAAGAGCTCATAACTCAAATGAAATCCGATTGCAGGCTCTTAACCTTTAGACGATCTCCTTTAAATCAAAGATCAAACCCAGGACAAAACCCCCAAAAATATAAATTGTAACTATTTTACTCTCTTATTTTATGTCCTTTCAATGATCaagaaaatgatcaaaatgtAGTCAATATAAATGGTGAAaagaatataatatataatcaATATATACTTGATTAATTCAGGAGCAACTGGTCATGAATTGTCTCCCCGTTTGTTAAACTGATGTTGATGTCAAACTCAAACGTACTTCACTTCCCTTTTTTGAAGTGCTGTAGAACAGGCTGAGGTGACAGAAGAACATGACATATGGGTCTTCCTGTGGAGG contains:
- the LOC109983414 gene encoding store-operated calcium entry regulator STIMATE isoform X2, with product MEAVSGVNMPSQLADMALAGPGGAGLQAVPLTNTSAPSSTTPGTDTRGCENGALMDSFGIFLQGLLAVVAFSTLMLKRFREPKHERRPWKIWFLDTSKQAIGMLFIHFANVYLSDLTEEDPCSLYLINFLLDASLGMLIIYAGVRAVSVIVEWRQWESLRFGEYGEPVHCTAWLGQCILYILIMMFEKVLIMLVLLIPQWKQLALLNPIQNPALELAIVMLIVPFFVNALMFWVVDNFLMKKHRTKAKLEEREEDSRGNSKVRYRRALSHDDSESEILFSADDEMDESDEDDVRRLTGLKTVKKKKLRMGIPPGEVKKKKRPPMKEEDLKGARSKLGLKGEVKSKTYEVMVECERMGKTAPSVFSGVRSGTETALSKPAAPKAPGGSVFSK